The Elgaria multicarinata webbii isolate HBS135686 ecotype San Diego chromosome 1, rElgMul1.1.pri, whole genome shotgun sequence genome includes the window aatgataagaGTTGCAGCCGCAATGTATCTGGGAGGCAACCGATTGAGAAAGATGGCCTCCTCGCCTGCTCAGACTATGTGCTTTTGTAAGTTGGGCTTCTGTGAGAAAAGTCCCTTTCTGTTTCTGACCAGTGAGATTAGCTGGAAGGGGCTTTAGCATCTGAGCTGTGGAACTGATCTGTTTTCCGTCTTCCGTTTTGTCCTCCAGGTCCCTGTGACGTGCCGCCTCTTCCTAGCTGAGCCATGGAGACCATGCAAGAGCTGATCCCCTTTGCCAAAGAGATGCTGAGCCAGAAGCCCAATGGGAAGATGGTCAAACTGTACATGATGGGGAGCGTGCTGGCATTCTTTGGAGTGGTTATCGGCCTGGTGGAGACGGTTTGCAGCCCTTTCACCTCTGAAGAgaggcaagaggaggaggaggaggaggaagcagagagaaGACCTGCTGTCCCACTGACCAAAAAGGAGGTTGTTCCTCAGACACAGGGGGTAGTGTTGGAAAAGCCCAAACAGGCCCTGGCGCTGAGGAATTCATTGAACAGGCAGCATGCATCCTAAGAAAACTGAAGTGAGCAAGGACATGGTGACTTGCAATCCACAGGGCATTTGGTGCCCTGTTTGTTTGTAAGGTGCAGACTCCTGAAGACTGGAGAGCCGCTTCAGTATGAGAGACTTTAAATGCAAAAGGACCTTCTATAAATGAGACTGTTTTATGTTGCTGCTGTGCAGCAGTTGAACTACACAGCCATCTAAATCTGACGTACCTGTTCTATTGGTATGAATATGGGAAGCTTGTAGCATCTTGTACCTACCAATGTGTagggttattttttttattatgagtATACATGCATTTTACAGATTtgtcattttaaataaaatattttatacctGACATTCAGGGGTTCCAGTGTGGACATTTTGCATGGTGAAGGGGAGTTCTTCCAAGGGCATTTGAAGTGCCTCTTTTATCCTAATATTCTGGTTTCAGTGAAGCTTTCTCCATGGAAATTATGTTTAGAGTTGGGGTATTGGTTTGCATTCCGGAACATTCTTAATTGAAAATGGTTCCACTTAAATAATGAGATTCATTGCCAAAGAAAAATATCTAGGTTATAGTTGGAATGTAAGTATCATAAGGTCAGACTCTGACAACTTTCTGATCAACACCCATATAGGAATA containing:
- the G0S2 gene encoding G0/G1 switch protein 2; translated protein: METMQELIPFAKEMLSQKPNGKMVKLYMMGSVLAFFGVVIGLVETVCSPFTSEERQEEEEEEEAERRPAVPLTKKEVVPQTQGVVLEKPKQALALRNSLNRQHAS